A genomic window from Lotus japonicus ecotype B-129 chromosome 1, LjGifu_v1.2 includes:
- the LOC130734156 gene encoding uncharacterized protein LOC130734156 gives MDAVVVGVSDPVDPVRVKRKTLQAVLEQCQRALELINNASDDDNDDVSGSSDDSTPSTRPDPETDQLCDLLKSRVECPDFLQKLECAQASVLLNAAEEGNSWDLVSENDLWEGSELDQEDFVLVRQEDIVEGIACFMAAYLLSLKQTKDLTPNQLQEALSKTFSLKKKKGKLRKAWDGSKVIYNVASWGATAIGIYQNPVILRAATKAFWTSCHVISKLL, from the exons ATGGAtgctgttgttgttggagtatcCGATCCGGTGGACCCGGTTCGGGTGAAGAGGAAGACCCTTCAGGCTGTGCTGGAACAGTGCCAGAGAGCCCTTGAGCTCATCAACAACGCTTCCGATGATGACAACGACGACGTTTCGGGTTCCTCCGATGATTCCACCCCTTCTACGAGACCTGATCCAGAAACCGATCAG TTGTGTGACCTGCTCAAATCTAGAGTTGAGTGCCCTGACTTTCTTCAGAAGTTAGAGTGTGCTCAAGCATCGGTTTTGCTGAACGCAGCTG AAGAAGGTAACTCTTGGGATTTGGTCAGTGAAAATGATCTTTGGGAAGGTTCTGAGTTAGACCAAGAAGATTTTGTTCTTGTTAGACAAGAAGATATAGTGGAGGGAATTGCTTGCTTCATGGCTGCATATTTATTGTCCcttaagcaaaccaag GATTTGACCCCAAATCAACTCCAGGAAG CTCTCAGCAAGACATTCTctctgaaaaagaaaaagggaaagcTTCGAAAGGCATGGGATGGGAGCAAAGTTATTTATAATGTTGCTTCATGGGGGGCTACAGCTATTGG GATATATCAAAACCCTGTTATTCTAAGGGCAGCAACAAAAGCATTCTGGACTTCTTGCCATGTTATATCAAAGCTACTCTGA
- the LOC130734157 gene encoding uncharacterized protein LOC130734157 encodes MFTQGLDKNALRWVGEKDVPFSSTTLRSRNDPIGAMKSGTGRGFGLPPPAKFRSGHLPANAIPVSTVETGDSCSNSDNDDSIGSEEEVYGSRYSLDSSPQDHRAPNGAARKYENLTQRASRYGSEYTYSEVSSSRETLAGRPGAVREVLMRGASNGRQSGFTEDDSSDSAASSEFSSTQVGSINGTLPRSRAYVSEGYTSSVPSRMNVQSAAAKNGRVSGDEDDDIPSAPPFCGSTQEIRPTHDEIPTSRTHTTPNKAESSTLSSDKIAKHVGNESSDQFVRTATGSEAAASSNSQPPRLPSFHASALGPWYGVIAYDACVRLCLHAWAMQNMEAPMFLENECSLLRDAFGLRQVLLQSEEELMVKCNIEPSSEGVAPKPKKLIGKMKVQVRKIKVGLEPPTGCSVSSLMTHKIKMESVRYHLSNMQSTLSSGWQALKKVRFAPRLHANGSLARQSLAYVHASTRYIQQVSGLLKAGVTTSLRSSSSSYEVVQETYACYLRLKSSVEEDAVRLQPGSSEVHVFFPDSLGDDLIVEVQDSKGKHFGRVLVQVATITEDPADKVRWWPIYREPDHELVGNIQLNISYSTSADDHSHLKCGSVAETVAYDLVLEVAMKLQGFQQRNLLLHGPWKWLLTEFASYYGVSEIYTKLRYLSYVMDVATPTADCLNLVYNLLAPVIMKGNGKTSLSHQENRILGETKDQIELIFSIVFENYKSLDESSFSGIIEVFRPATGHAAPALEPAVKLYKLLHDILSPEAQNAFCHYFQVAAKKRSRRNLSETDEYITQTNEGSLMDSMTMSTAYQKMKTLCLNLRNEIHTDIQIHNQNILPSFVDLPNLSAAIYSTELCSRLRAFLVSCPPTGPSSPVAELVIATSDFQRDLSSWKISPIKGGVDAKELFHLYILVWIQDKRLSLLESCKLDKVKWSGVRTQHSTTPFVDDMYERLKETLTDYEVIICRWPEYTLVLENAIADIEKAIVEALDKQYADVLSPLKESMTPKKFGLKYVQKLAKRSTCAYVVPDELGILLNSLKRMLDILRPRVESQFKSWGSCLPHAGNTAPGERLSEVTVMLRAKFRNYLQAIVEKLVENTKLHNTTKLKKILQESKETVVESDLRSRMQPLKEKLVDTISHLHSVFETHVFIAICRGYWDRMGQEILSFLENRKENRSWYKGSRVAVSVLDDTFASQMQQLLGNSLQEKDLDPPRCIMEVRSMLCKDAANHKDNSFYF; translated from the exons ATGTTCACACAAGGCCTTGACAAAAACGCTCTTCGCTGGGTTGGAGAG AAGGATGTTCCATTCTCAAGCACAACATTGAGATCTCGCAACGATCCCATCGGTGCGATGAAGAGTGGTACTGGAAGAGGGTTTGGGCTGCCGCCGCCAGCGAAATTCAGAAGTGGGCATCTTCCTGCGAATGCGATTCCTGTGTCGACGGTTGAGACTGGCGATAGCTGTTCGAATTCTGATAATGATGACAGCATTGGTTCTGAGGAAGAAGTTTATGGTAGCAGATATTCATTGGATTCGTCACCTCAAGATCATAGAGCCCCCAACGGTGCTGCTAGGAAATATGAGAACCTCACTCAAAGGGCGTCCCGGTATGGGAGTGAgtatacatactccgaggtcaGTTCTTCCAGGGAAACCCTGGCTGGCAGACCTGGTGCTGTGCGGGAAGTGTTGATGAGGGGGGCTTCAAATGGAAGGCAAAGTGGTTTCACAGAAGATGATTCATCGGATTCTGCAGCTAGCTCGGAATTCTCTTCTACACAAGTAGGAAGTATCAATGGCACACTGCCAAGAAGTAGAGCTTATGTGTCAGAAGGGTATACTTCTAGTGTGCCTTCAAGGATGAATGTGCAAAGTGCAGCAGCCAAG AATGGAAGAGTATCCGGTGATGAAGACGATGACATTCCCAGTGCACCCCCATTTTGTGGTTCTACTCAAGAGATCAGACCAACACATGATGAAATTCCCACTTCTAGAACACATACTACTCCCAATAAAGCAGAATCAAGTACTCTGTCTAGCGATAAGATAGCGAAGCATGTTGGAAATGAGAGCTCTGATCAATTTGTTAG AACTGCCACTGGTTCAGAGGCTGCTGCTTCTTCAAATTCACAGCCACCTCGTCTTCCATCATTTCATGCAAG TGCTCTTGGGCCATGGTATGGAGTGATTGCATATGATGCTTGTGTGCGTCTTTGCCTTCATGCTTGGGCAATGCAAAACATGGAGGCACCTATGTTTTTGGAGAACGAATGCTCTTTACTCAGGGATGCATTTGG ATTGCGACAGGTGCTATTACAATCAGAAGAGGAACTAATGGTGAAGTGCAATATAGAGCCTTCAAGTGAGGGTGTTGCTCCAAAACCCAAAAAACTTATTGGGAAAATGAAGGTGCAAG TACGTAAAATTAAAGTTGGCTTGGAGCCTCCTACTGGCTGTAGCGTGTCATCGTTGATGacacataaaattaaaatggaATCTGTGCGATACCACCTCTCCAATATGCAGTCAACACTATCTTCTGGATGGCAAGCTCTCAAGAAAGTTCGATTTGCACCACGTTTGCATGCAAATGGTTCCCTGGCACGACAAAGCTTGGCATATGTGCATGCTAGCACTCGCTACATACAACAAGTGTCTGGACTCCTTAAGGCTGGTGTTACAACATCTCTTCGCAGCAGTTCATCGTCCTATGAAGTTGTGCAAG AGACGTACGCGTGTTATTTAAGACTGAAAAGCTCAGTTGAAGAGGACGCTGTTAGGTTGCAGCCTGGATCTAGTGAAGTCCATGTGTT TTTTCCAGATAGCCTTGGAGATGATTTGATCGTTGAAGTTCAAGATTCCAAGGGGAAGCATTTTGGCCGTGTTCTTGTCCAAGTGGCTACTATAACTGAGGATCCG GCTGACAAAGTACGTTGGTGGCCTATATATCGCGAGCCAGACCATGAGCTTGTGGGCAATATACAACTTAATATAAGTTATTCAACAAGTGCCGATGACCATAGTCACCTTAAG TGTGGCTCTGTAGCAGAGACAGTTGCATACGACTTAGTTTTAGAAGTTGCAATGAAACTTCAGGGCTTTCAGCAAAGGAACCTATTGTTACATGGTCCATGGAAATGGCTTTTGACAGAGTTTGCATCATATTATGGGGTATCTGAGATATATACCAAGTTGAG ATACCTATCCTATGTCATGGATGTGGCTACACCAACAGCAGATTGCCTTAATTTAGTGTACAATCTGCTTGCTCCTGTTATCATGAAGGGCAATGGCAAGACTTCTTTGAGCCACCAGGAG AACCGAATACTAGGAGAGACCAAGGATCAAATTGAACTGATATTCTCTATTGTCTTTGAGAATTACAAGTCACTTGATGAATCATCTTTCTCTGGCATCATAGAGGTTTTCAGACCAGCAACTGGTCATGCAGCACCTGCGTTGGAACCTGCTGTTAAACTTTACAAGCTTCTTCATGATATCCTATCTCCTGAGGCCCAAAATGCATTCTGTCACTATTTCCAG GTTGCTGCAAAAAAGCGGTCCCGAAGGAACCTCAGTGAAACAGATGAATATATTACGCAGACTAATGAAGGCAGTTTGATGGATTCCATGACCATGTCTACTGCTTACCAGAAGATGAAAACCCTATGCTTAAATCTTAGAAATGAGATCCATACTGATATCCAGATTCATAATCAAAATATACTTCCTAG CTTTGTAGACCTTCCAAATCTTTCTGCTGCCATATACAGCACAGAGCTTTGCAGTAGGTTACGAGCCTTCCTCGTATCTTGTCCACCAACAGGTCCATCATCACCTGTAGCAGAACTTGTTATTGCTACATCTGATTTTCAAAGAGATCTTTCAAGCTGGAAAATTAG TCCTATAAAAGGTGGAGTGGATGCAAAAGAGTTGTTCCATTTGTATATTCTTGTGTGGATCCAAGATAAACGTCTATCTTTACTCGAATCATGCAAATTAGATAAG GTGAAATGGTCTGGAGTTAGAACACAGCATTCAACTACTCCTTTTGTTGATGACATGTATGAACGTCTGAAGGAGACATTGACAGACTACGAGGTCATCATTTGCCGCTGGCCAGAATATACCCTGGTTTTAGAAAAT GCCATTGCTGATATTGAGAAGGCCATTGTGGAAGCTTTAGACAAACAATATGCAGATGTTTTATCTCCTCTCAAAGAAAGCATGACTCCTAAGAAGTTTGGGCTTAAATATGTCCAGAAACTTGCCAAACGCTCTACATGTGCCTATGTGGTTCCTGATGAG CTCGGAATTCTATTGAATTCTTTAAAGAGAATGCTTGACATCTTGCGTCCCAGGGTAGAATCACAGTTCAAGTCATGGGGATCGTGCTTGCCACATGCTGGAAACACAGCACCTGGTGAGAGACTTAGTGAAGTGACAGTGATGCTGAGAGCTAAGTTCAGGAACTACCTTCAGGCTATTGTGGAGAAACTTGTGGAAAAT ACTAAGTTGCATAACACCACCAAATTAAAAAAGATTCTCCAAGAGTCCAAGGAAACTGTGGTAGAGTCTGATTTAAGAAGTAGAATGCAGCCACTGAAAGAGAAGTTGGTTGATACCATAAGTCACCTTCACAGTGTCTTTGAGACTCATGTTTTTATTGCAATATGTCGAGGTTATTGGGATCGTATGGGGCAG GAAATTTTAAGTTTCTTGGAGAACAGAAAAGAGAATAGATCGTGGTACAAGGGTTCAAGGGTGGCTGTTTCT GTTCTGGATGATACATTTGCCTCACAAATGCAACAGCTTCTAGGAAATTCATTACAAGAAAAAGACCTGGATCCTCCTAGATGCATCATGGAAGTTCGTTCCATGCTTTGCAAGGATGCTGCCAACCACAAGGATAATAGTTTTTACTTTTAG
- the LOC130731711 gene encoding transcription factor bHLH130-like, translating to MKVMDDIGETCPDDGRQGGSTGDARHYVHRFLYGSWNNTAQLSEHFSGLKRGQSGNEKMFSDVQNGELGSQVHTLSFTKNFSSLIAMEKLLQSQISKIRANEVVLVIFKALPK from the exons ATGAAGGTGATGGATGACATTGGGGAAACCTGCCCTGATGATGGGAGGCAGGGAGGTAGCACTGGTGATGCTCGACATTATGTTCATCGATTCCTCTATGGTTCTTGGAATAATACTGCACAACTCTCAGAGCATTTCAGTGGCTTGAAACGAGGGCAAAGTGGTAATGAAAAGATGTTTTCTGATGTTCAG AATGGAGAGCTAGGTAGTCAAGTTCATACGTTATCTTTTACCAAAAActtcagcagtctgattgctatGGAGAAGTTGCTTCAATCCCAGATCAGTAAAATCAGAGCAAACGAGGTTGTTCTAGTCATCTTCAAAGCATTGCCGAAGTAG
- the LOC130730198 gene encoding uncharacterized protein LOC130730198, translating into MGSSSAVWTPPPSGSMKLNFDAGWAGPRGQGFGLVVRDDKGAFQVAASHYEDHRSDPLVAEALSFRWALKLAAEWNLDNLVIVSDCQQLVTAFHQCHSFPSLQQILLDCQQLFSSFNCCSFLFECRKTNVVAHALAAESHLYHDCAWWGDPPVGILLHLAADLPDL; encoded by the coding sequence ATGGGATCATCTAGTGCTGTGTGGACTCCTCCACCTTCGGGTTCTATGAAGCTAAACTTTGATGCTGGTTGGGCGGGTCCTCGTGGCCAAGGATTTGGGTTGGTTGTCAGAGATGATAAAGGGGCTTTTCAAGTTGCAGCCTCCCACTATGAAGATCACAGATCGGATCCTCTGGTTGCTGAAGCTTTGAGCTTCAGATGGGCCCTAAAGTTAGCTGCAGAATGGAATTTGGACAACTTAGTCATTGTGTCCGATTGTCAACAGCTTGTTACAGCTTTTCACCAGTGTCATAGCTTCCCCTCTTTGCAGCAGATTTTGCTGGACTGTCAGCAGCTCTTTTCTAGCTTTAATTgttgttcttttctttttgaatgTAGAAAAACAAATGTAGTAGCTCATGCTCTTGCAGCTGAGAGTCACTTGTATCATGACTGTGCTTGGTGGGGAGATCCTCCTGTTGGTATCCTGTTACACCTAGCTGCAGATTTGCCTGATCTTTGA
- the LOC130730218 gene encoding F-box/LRR-repeat protein At3g59200-like, protein MLIHILTFLPTKSAFTTSILSKRWTSLCHSLTTLNFDDEGAENQDAISRFTRMVDRFLPSPPIVQLHHQPLQTFCLTSRAKPFNKFEVDNWAEAAKRRGVKNLHLSIYCALLSPRFFTSQTLIVLKLSGCFHIAKYGHKFESVDLPSLKTLHLLEDTCIGVRDNFMKVLSGCPNLVDLYAPS, encoded by the coding sequence ATGCTAATACACATCCTCACTTTTCTCCCAACCAAATCAGCATTCACCACCAGCATTCTTTCCAAGCGATGGACCTCCCTCTGCCACTCCCTCACCACCCTCAACTTCGACGATGAAGGTGCAGAAAACCAAGACGCCATATCTCGCTTCACTCGCATGGTGGACAGATTTCTTCCCTCCCCGCCCATCGTCCAGCTCCACCACCAGCCCCTCCAAACATTTTGCCTCACTTCTCGCGCTAAACCCTTCAACAAGTTCGAAGTTGACAACTGGGCTGAAGCCGCCAAACGCCGCGGCGTCAAGAATCTCCACCTTTCCATCTATTGCGCGCTCTTGTCGCCTAGGTTTTTCACCTCACAAACCCTCATAGTTTTGAAGCTCAGTGGGTGTTTTCACATAGCGAAATATGGTCATAAGTTTGAGTCGGTTGATCTTCCCTCACTCAAAACTCTTCATTTGCTAGAAGATACTTGTATAGGAGTAAGGGATAATTTCATGAAAGTTCTTTCTGGGTGTCCCAACCTCGTCGATCTGTATGCTCCTAGCTAG